The Rhodanobacteraceae bacterium genomic sequence GCCGACCACGCCGGTCGCGAGTGCGGTGTTGGTCAGCCATACCGACACCCAGTACGCCCACATCGCCAGATACGCCGGCAGTTCGCCGAGCGTGCTGCGGATGTAGTCGAACGGCCCGGCGGCATCGGGCAGGACGCGCGCCAGTTTCGCGAACACCACGGCCAGCACCAGGCTGCCGGCCATCACCACGGCCCAGCCGATCAAGCCGTTGAAGCCGTACGGCGCGAGCGAAGAGGGCAGCAGGAAGATGCCCATCCCGATGACGTTGCCAACCACCAGCGCGGTGCAGGTCCAGAAACCGATCCTCGGACCGCAGTGCGCGCCGGCGGCCGGAAGCGGCGGCTCGGCGGCGGGCGTGCCGCGCGGCGCGGCCTCGTTCATGGGGACGCGGCGGCCGCGCGCGCGTAGGCCGCGCGCATCAGGTTCTGGAAATGCCAGACGCCACTTTCGCGCTTGGGGTTCAGCCGGCCGGGCGAGTAGAAACCCGACGCCAGGCCCTTCTGCACGGCCTCGCAAATCGCGGCGTCCTCGCCTTGCACCTCGTCACTGAACGACTGGTCGCCACTGATCCGCGCCTGGGTGTGTTCGTCCTGCGCGTAGTAGTAATCGAACACCACCCGGCAGCGATTCGGACCCAGCGGCAGGATCACGTTGGTCTGCAACCGTCCCGGCGTGATGTTCAACATCACGTTCGGATAAATGAAGTAATAGAACGCCTCGCCGGTGCCGTAGCCGACGCCGCTGTCGCGCAGCGGCGAGGTCTGCAGCGAATACCACTCGAACAGTTCGGTGCGGTAGCTGCGGTAGTCGAGTGCCTTGGACAAGCCCGGATGCACGTGGGGCAGGTGGTAACCCTCGACGTAGTTCTCGATGTAGATCTTCCAGTTGCACGCCATCTCGTAGTCGATCCGGCGGAAGTAGCGCATCGCCGAGAGGTCGATGGGCGCGATCCGCTCGGCGATGCCGCCGTACACCTCCTCGAACCGCGGCACGTCGGGATCGAGCGCGACGAACACCAGGCCTTGCCACTCCTGCACGGCGAGCGGCGGCAGGTGGATGTCCGCAACCTTGAAATCCTGCGCGTCTTGCATCTCCGTCGCCGCGCGCAGCTGCCCATCGAGGTTGTAGGTCCAGCCGTGGTACTTGCAGCACAGGGTCTTGAGACCCTTGCCGTTGCACAGCGCGAGCGGCCCGCCGCGATGGCGGCAGATGTTCGGGAAGCCGCGCAGCACGCCGTCCTGACCGCGCACCAGCAGGACCGGTACGCCTGCGACCTCGCCCACCACGTGGTCGCCTGGTTCCGCAAGCTGGTCGCAGTGCGCCACGAGTTGCCAACTGCGCGCGAACACCGCGTGCCGTTCGGTTTCGAGCGTCGCCGCGCCCGAGTAATAGTGCGGCGACATCGCGCGGGCGTGGGCGAGATCCTGGATCGCGTTATCGGGAGGCATGGAAGGATCGACCGTGGGAATGAGTTGTGCGCCCGGAGTCTAGGCTGAGTCCTGCAAGGTGTCACGCGGTGAGTGGGCGGTTGCTGGAGGAACCAGGAACGCAGCTTCGGGCTTGCGGGAACGCAGGCACATGGGGTTGCTGGCCGGGTTTCCATTGCTGCTAGACTCCGCCTGCCGCCGTGATGCGCCTGCCATTCTCACGATGCCGAGTGTTCACGCCGAAACGATGAGTCCGCCTGCATCGGCAGGGCCGCGCACCGCGGCTGACATCGTGCCGGAAGAGTCGGCCACCGGTTCGCTGCAACAGGCACTGACGCGGGCCCGGCAGTTTCTTCCCGCGGCTCCCGCGCTGGCGATCGAGCAACTGCATGAAGTGCTGCGGGCGGTTCCCGGACATCCGCCGGCGTTGCAACTGCTGGCGATGGCGTACGCGCTGCGGGAGGAATTTCCCGCCGCGCTCGACATCCTGGAAAGACTCGCAAGAGCTTTCCCAGAACACGCCGCGATCCAGTTCGACCTCGGATCGACGCTGCATGGTGCCGGACGCGATCACGAAGCCATCGCCGCGTTGCGCCGTGCGGTGAAACTCGACCCGGATTTCCCGCAGGCGTGGCGGTTGCTGGGCGACGCACTGTGGGCGCTGGGTGAACGTGAGCAAGCACAGACGGCGTATCTCGACCACGTGCGCCATTCCACGCGCGACCGCGACTTGCTGGCCGCGGCCGATGCGATGACCGCGAACCGCATCCCGGAAGCCGAAGCGCTGTTGCGTGAACGCTTGAAACAGGCGCCGACCGACGTCGCCGCGCTGCGGATGCTGGCCGAAGTGGCGGCGCGCCTGGAACGCAACGAAGATGCGGCGCACCTGCTGGAGCGCTGCCTGGAACTCGCGCCGGATTTCCTGGAAGCGCGGTGGAACCATGCGTTGGTCCTGCACCGGAGCAACCGGCCCGAGGAGGCGCTGGCCGCGATCGCGCAGGTATTGCAACGCGATCCGGCGCACGCCGCTTGCCTGAACCTCAAGGCCGCGGTGCTGTGCCGGGTCGGCGATTACGAAGAGGCGCTGGCGCTTTACCGCGTGCTCGTCCGCGAGCATCCGGACACGGTGAAACTGTGGTTGAGCTACGGGCACGCGCTGAAGACCGCGAACCACGTCGAAGATGCCGTGGCCGCGTATCGGCGTTGCGTGGAACTGGAGCCCGCGTTCGGCGAAGCGTGGTGGAGCCTCGCCAATCTCAAGATGTTTCGCTTCGAAGCCGCGGATCTTGACACGATGCGCCGGCAACTCGCGCGCAAGGATCTGGGCGACGAGGATCGGCTGCACTTGGAATTCGCGCTGGGCAAGGCGCTGGAAGACAGCGACGACTGCGCGGCATCCTTCCAGCACTACGCGCGCGGCAACGCGATCCGGCGCGCGCAACTGGCCTACGACGCCAGCGAAACCACGTCACGGGTCGCGTACATCCGCACGCACTACACGCGCGAGTTCTTCGCGGCGCGTGCGGACGCAGGCTGCGCGGCGCCGGATCCGATCTTCGTGGTCGGCCTGCCGCGCGCGGGTTCGACCCTGATCGAGCAGATCCTAGCCAGCCACAGCCAGGTCGAGGGCACGATGGAGTTGCCGGAGATCGCCTCGCTCACCGGCGAACTGCGCAAGCAAGCTGGAGCGAACGATGCGATGCCCTACCACCGCGCGCTCGCGGCGCTCGATGCCGGCGCGCTGCGCGCGCTGGGCGAACGCTACCTTGCCGCGACCCGCATCCAGCGCAAGACGGCGCGGCCGTTCTTCATCGACAAGATGCCGAACAATTTCATGCACGTCGGCCTGATCCACCTGATGCTGCCGAACGCGAAGGTCATCGACGCGCGGCGGCATCCGATGGCGTGCGGTTTCTCGATCTTCAAGCAGCACTTCGCGCGCGGGCAGGGCTTCAGCTACAGCCTCGACGACATCGGACGCTACTACCGCGATTACGTCGAACTGATGGCGCACTTCGACGCAGTGCTGCCGGGCCGCGTCTGCCGCGTCTTCTACGAACGGCTGGTCGAGGACACCGAGGCCGAGGTGCGGCGTGTCCTCGATTACTGTGGTCTTGCGTTCGAACAGGACTGCCTACGGTTTTTCGACAACCGGCGGCCGGTGCGGACGGCCAGTTCGGAGCAGGTGCGCCGGCCGATCTACCGCGACGGGCTGGATCACTGGCGAAACTTTGCGGCGTGGTTGCAGCCGTTGCAGGCGGCTTTGGGTCCGGCGCTGCAGGCCTATCCTGCGGCGTCCGGCCGGGAGTAAACAAGCAGGGCAGCGTTGCTTTCATCCACTTCGGGGATCATGCACATGAGCACATATGGGCGGGGTGCGGGGACTCATTCGACGCGTTGGGTGCGATTGCCGTTGGCGGCGGCGATCTGCATGGCGCTGGCGGCGCCGGCGTTGGCGCTGGGCGCGGAACCGGGCGACGCGGCGGCCGCGGGACAGCCGCAGACTTCGACCGATACGCCGGCGCAGAAACCCAAGGCGGACAAGGTCAAGACGCTCGGCACCGTGATGGTGACGGCGCAGAAGCGCACCGAGAACCTGCAGAAGGTGCCGATCAGCATGAACGTGCTGGCCGAGGACCAGTTGCAGGCGCTGCACGTCCAGGACTTCAAGGACTACGTGCAATACCTGCCCGGCGTCACCTTCCAGTCGGGCGGCGGCGGCGTGCAGGCGGGGCCCGGCTACGCGGCGATCTACATGCGCGGCGTGACCGACGGCAGCAACCGCAACCACTCGGGCTCGCAGCCGACCGTGGGCGTGTACCTCAACGACCAGCCGGTCACGACGATCCAGGGTCCGGTCGACATCCACATGTACGACATCGCGCGCGTCGAGGTGCTGAAGGGGCCGCAGGGCACGCTGTACGGCGCCAGCGCCGAGGCCGGTGCGCTGCGCATCATCACCAACAAGCCCGACCCCGGCCGGTTTGCCGCCAACTACACGCTGAGCACGAACAAGGTCTCGCACGGCGGCATCGGCGACACCATCGAGGGCATGCTCAACATCCCAATCAACGAACGCGCGGCGATCCGCCTGGTCGGCTGGCGCGAGCACGACCCCGGCTACATCGACAACAAGCCCGGTTCCGTGACGTTTCCTTCCTCGGGCATCACGCTCAGCAATGCCGACAACTGCACGCCGGCGGCCAAGCTGGTGTGCTCGCCGGTCCGCGCGCACGATCACTACAACGACGTCACCACCAAGGGCGGCCGTGCCGAGCTGAAGATCGACCTCAACGACAACTGGTCGATCAGCCCGTCGCTGATGGGCCAGCAGACGATTTCCCATGGCAACTTCGCGAGCGACCCCGTGGTCGGCGACCTTTCCATCAGCCATTTCTACCCGGAGCGCGCAGATGACCGCTGGTGGCAGGCGGCGCTGACCGTGCAGGGCAAGATCGGCAATTTCGACGTGACCTATGCGTACGGACACCTGCGGCGCAACCAGGAGGACCAGTCCGACTACACCGATTACGGCTACTGGTACGACACCCTCGCCGCGTACGGCCTGTACTTCACGGACAACAGCGGCGCGCTGATCAACCCGGCCCAGCACATCAGCGAGCGGGACGGCTACTACTTCAACAGCAACGAGTTGCGGATCGCGTCGCCCGCGCAGGATCGCCTGCGCTTCGTCGCCGGCGCATTCACGCAGAACCAGAAGCACGACATCCTGCAGGACTACCAGATCGACGGCCTCGCCGATGCGCTGTCGGTTCCCGGCTGGGCCAACACCATCTGGCTGACCCGCGAGATGCGCTACGACAGCAACAAGGCGCTGTTCGGCGAGGTGTCGTACGACATCCTGCCCGACAAGCTCACCCTGACGCTGGGCGAGCGCTACTACCGCAGCCGCGACCACCTGCTCGGGTTCTACGGATACAGCAAGGGCTTCTCGTCCGGATCGAGCTACGGCGAGGCGGGCTGCATCTCGCCGACGCCCTTCTACGGCGCGCCGTGCCTCGACTTCGACAAGAACACGCGCGACAGCGGCTCGCTGCACAAGATCAACCTGACCTGGAACATTTCGCCGACCGCGATGGTGTACGTCACGCGTTCGGAAGGCTTCCGGCCCGGCGGCGTCAATCGTGCGGCCGGCACGGTTCCGTACCAGCCCGATTTCCTGACCAATGTCGAGCTGGGCTGGAAGACCACCTGGCTCGACAACCGGATTTCATTCAACGGCGCGTTGTTCCGCGAGAACTGGAACAACTTCCAGTACAACATCCTGGTGCCGCCGGGCCTCACGATCATCCGCAACGTGAACTCGGCGCGGATCGACGGCCTGGAATCGCAACTGGACTGGCAGGCCACCTACAACCTCAACCTCAGCGCCGGCGTGGGCTTCTACAAGGCACGCCTGACGTCCAATTACTGCGGGTTCTCGGATGCCAGCGGCAACCCGGTGACCAACTGCCCGCCCGGCACCATCAATCCGCAGACCGGCGAAGCGGTGGACGGGCCGCAGGCGCCCGCCGGCACGCGCCTGCCGATCACGCCGCACTTCAAGGGCAACCTGATCGCGCGCTACGCGTTCGATCTCGGCGGCAACGACGCGTTCGTGCAGGCGGCCTGGGTGCACGTCGGCCAGCGCACCACCGACCTGCGCCTGGTCCCGCGCAGCCTGCTGGGCGATCTGCCTTCCTACAACTCGCTCGATCTTTCCGCGGGCGTGCACAAGAACAACTGGTCGGTCGATGTGTTCATCAACAACGCCTTCGACGAGCGCGGGGAACTGTACAAGTACACAGAGTGCAAGCCCGAGACCTGCGCCGCGCACGGCGTTTCCGCGACGTATCCGAACGGGCAGGTGTACACCGGCTATATCAACCCGCGCACGATCGGCATCCGTTTCAGTCAGGATTTCTGACCGGCTGCGGACACTCCGGCACACCGGGCGGCTTATGGCGCGTGAGGGCTGCGACTCTCACGCGTCATAGCCGAAGCGCTCGATCCACGGCTGCAGGATCGGCAACACCGGTTCGAACTCTTCGCGATAATTTTTCCAGCGTCCCACCGCCGCGGCATTCACGGCTTGCGTGACCGCCGCGTAGCTGGGCGTGGCGATGAACTGCTTGCGCCGCGCATGCTCGGCAAAACCCGCGAACGGTGACGCGTCCGCGACTTCCAGGAAACTGCCGAGCCGCGCCACGGCCGCATCCGGATCGGCGACGATCGATTCGTAGCGCCATTCCAGGATGTTGGGCTTCAACACCTCGATGTGCCGGCAGCACTGTTCGAACGCCTCCGTGTAGCCCCGCGCGAGTCGCGGCAACGACGCACACATCGCCCTGAACACGGGCGACCGGAACGCCTGCATGCTGCAACTCAGCAACACGTCGCAGGGATGCCGAACGCACAGAATGATGCGCGCGTCCGGAAACAGCCGCAGCATCATCGGCAGGCACAGCATGTTGAGCGGGTTCTTGTCGATCAGCCGGCGCTGGCCCAGGTCCGGCAGCGTGTGCTTGACCAATCGCCAATACACGGCGCGCAACTGGTCCGCATCGTTCTGGGTCAGGTTCGCGAGGTCGGCCGGATAACGCTGCCCCGCACGCCCCATGCGTTCGATCAACTGGTAGACATAGCCGCGCTCGTCCATCGATCGGAAATCCGGATGCGCGTCGAGCATCTGTTCCAGCAGCGTGGTGCCCGAACGCGGAAAACCGACCACGAACACCGGACTCCGCTCCGCAGGCGGCGCGCTCAAAAGCTTCCACGCGGCGCGCGCGCCCGCATCGACGGTGCGCGCCACCATCGGCAATGGCTGGGTATCCGGCTTCGACAACTCCGGCGCCGCTTGCCGGGCGATTTCCATTTGCCTGGCGTGGGCGATCGCAAGCGCATCCCATGCTTCGCGATAACGCGCCTGCCGGTCGCACGCCGAAGCGAGGCCGAATGCGGCACTCGAGACGACCTCCGGATCCCGTGCCACGTCGAGCACGCGCTGGTAAAGCACGGCAGCTTCTTCGTGGCGACGTTCGCGCATTGCCATCACCGCATGCGCGCGCCAGGCGTCGACGCGTGCGTCCAGGGCGCCTGCGTCCAAGGCATCGAGGGCGTTCAGAGGCAACTGCTGCAACTCGCGGCGCGCCTGATCGAGTTGATTGTTGCGTTCGTGCAAGGCGACGCGTTGCGCGGTGATGCGAAACCGCATGGCCTCGGCCGCCGGCCCTTCGGGCAAGCGTGCCTGCGACAGGACCTTCAGCGCGATTTCCAGGCGTCCCAGCACCGACAATATCGAGGCCAGCACCAGCGCCTGCTCCGCCGGCTGCGGCGGCCAGCGCTCGGCGCCCTCCAGCATGGCCTCCTCACCCTCGATGTTGCCGCAGACGTGGCAGGCGTGCGCCGCCTCCAACCGTGCCTCCACGAACTGCGGCGCTAGGTGTACCGCGTCCAGGAGCGCGTCGCGCGCCAACGCCCAGCGCTGCTGCTGGATGTAAAGCAGGCCGAGGTTGTAATGCACCTCGGCATCGCGGGGCGCCAGCGACTTCGCTTTCAGCAGCGCGCGTTCCGCCGCCGGCAGTTCACCGGCCTGCCGGCAGGCCTCGCCGAGATTGTTCCACCACGCGGAAACGCCGGGCTGCATGCGCGCCAGGCGCTCGAATGTCCTCGCGGCCCGAGAGTATTCGCCGGTCTGCTGCTGCGCCACGCCCAGCAATGCAAGAAACTCCGCGCTCTTCGCCGCGGCGCCGGAAGCCTGCGCGGCCAGCGCGAGCACGCGTTTCGCATCGCCCGCATTCCATGCACTGGCCATGGATTCGACGATCGAGGTGATCGAAGCCGTCATGCGAAATCAATCCTGCAAGGATGGCTCCACTCTAGCGGACGCAAAAAGGGCACCGCTTGCGCGGTGCCCTTGTCCGGTTGGAGCGCCGGCGACACCAACACTCAGAACTTGAGCGTTGCCCTGGCCCAGTAGTAGCGGCCCATCATGTCGTAGGTGGCGGAATCCGTGTTGCCCTGGCCGTTCTGGTAGATCAACGGCGGCCGCTTGTCGAAGAGATTGTCCACGCCCACGTCGAAGCGGGTATGGATGACGGGCACCGCGTAGCCGAGCTGGACGTCGCTGTACACCACCGAGGCTACCGGCAAGTTGGCGTGGGTAAGCGCATCCGCGCTCAGCGCGGTCACCGGGCTGATGTAGCGTGTCCGCCATTGGGCATCCCAGTTGTCACGGTTCCAACCCAGCGTGGCGGTCGCGCGCCAGCGCGCGATGTTGCCGAACTGCGCGTTCCAGGTGCCGGCGAACTTGTCGACCGTGGACCCGGGCGTCCCCGGCGTCGCATTGTTGTTGAAGGTCGAGACGTAGGATGTCGCCAGCCCAAGTTTGAAGTCACCCGGGTTGAAGCTGCCGAAATTGAAATGCGGAAGCTTGTAGTTGACCGTGAAGTCGATGCCGCTGGTGCTCAAGGTGCCCAGGTTGTACACCGGCCCGTCGAAGTAGTTGACCTGCCCCGGAACCTGGGTGGTGTTGTCGTAGCGATGGATGAACGGGCACAGCGGGCTCGCGTTGTTGTAGAAGCACGCGTAGGCAATCGTGGTGGGCGAGAGTGGCACCAGCGTGTCGTACAGATAGATGTGCCAGAAGTCGAGGCTGGTATTCAATCCCGGCGCCCAGCTCGGGTTGTAGACCAGACCGAAGTCGACCGATTTGCCGTGCTCGGGCTTGAGGCCTCCTCCCACCACGCTGCTGCCCGAGTAGTACGAGTTGACTTGCTGACCGTTCGCCACGTAACCGGGGGGCGCGTACTGGCACGCATTGGCGTGTTGCGCCAATTCCGCCGCATCCAGACCGTTGCAGGGATCGTTGAAGTTCGGCTGGTTGATCGAGCGTCCATCGTAAAGCTGGTCGAGATTCGGCGCCCGGAAGACCTGCGAGATGGTGCCGCGCACCAGCAGATCCTGGATCGGACGCCATTCGATCGCGACCTTGCCGTTGGTGGTGGATCCGGCGCTGTTGTAATCCGAGTAACGCACGCCCAGATCGAGGTTCAACGAGTACGCACCTGGCACGTCCTTCAGCAATGGAACCAGGGTTTCGGCAAATGCTTCCTTGACCTCATCGCTGCCGCTGCCTGGAGAACCGCAGGCCTCTCCCGAGATTTGGCACGTACCCGTGGCCGGATCGAGCAAGGCCAGCGGATTGATCGTGTAGTTCATCGAATTCTTGCGGTACAAGGCGCCCACCGCCAACTGCACGTCCCCGGCCGGCAGCGAGAACAGGTTGCCATTGGCGCCAGCCGAAATCTGCCGCAGGATTTCGCGCTTCTGGTAAATCGCGTCCACCGCGCCCGCTGCCAGCGCCGGACCGTTGTTGGCCTGGTCGAAGATGTTGGCGCCGGCGTCGATGGCTGCCTGCAACGCGGGGATGTACAGCTCGTTCTTGTCGTCCTGCATGCGCGAGGTATGGCCGTAATCGACGGTGACATTCCAGTTCCAGCTGCTCTGGCCGACCGCACCCTTCAACCCGGCGATCAATTGCCCAGTGCTGGTGGTGTAGGGATGGATGCGGGTACCGACACCGGTGAGGCGGGTCTGGAAGCCGAAACCGTTGTTCGGAGCGCTGGGCAGTACGCCCGGCAGGTTGAACGTCACGCCGAATGGATTGAACGGTGCGCTGGCGGGAATGATCAAACCATCGCCGGTGCCGACCGGGATCGACGCGTCCTGGCCTGCCGATTCGGTATGGTTGTAGAAGGCATCGACGAAAGCCGTGACGTTGTCGGTCAGGTTGTAGCTGCCGAGCACGAAGCCATCGGTGCGCTGCTGCGAAACCTGGATGTAATTGTAGGCCGCGTAGTTGAACCGGTCGCTGCCGGTGAAACAGCGGTAGTCACTCAGACTGGAACCGTTGCCGCTGGCCAGCGTGACCTTGCCGGTCGCGCAATTGAACTGACCGGTCAACGCCGGGGGCAACTGGATGCGACCTGTCGGGATCGACTGCGAACCCGACACGCTGACCGACCCGCCGTACAAGTACAACTGGTGCGCCGCGAAATCGCGCCGCGAGTTGGGTACCGCGTCGTACTTGTTGTAGTCGATGCCACCGACGATGTTGTAACGATCGCCGGTGTGGCCCAGGGTCAGGCTGAAACCGCGACGCTGGCCGTCGCCGTGGCTGGAGATGCCGTCGTTCACGCTGATCTCGGCGCCGTCGAAATCATGGCGCAGCAGGATGTTGACCACGCCGCCCACGGCATCGGAACCGTAGGTCGTCGAAGCACCCTCGGCCAGCACGTCGATCCGCTGGACCATGTTCTGCGGCACCAGGTTCAGGTCGGCGTTCAGCATGCGCTGGCCGTCGATCAGCACCAGCGTGCGGCCGGTGCCCAGGCCGCGCAGCGACACGCGCGAGGCGCCGTCGCCGCCTTCGGTCAACGGCGTGGCCACGCCGCCGCCGTTGGAGTTGTTCTGGGGGTTGGTGGCATCGCCGGCGATGCTGGGCATTTGCTGCAGCACGTCGCCCAGGGTCGGCTTGCCGGAATTGGTGATGTTCTGACGGTCGATGATGGTGACGGGGCTTGCGGTTTCGGTATCCACGCGCCGGATCAACGAACCGGTGACCACCACCGTCTGCAGCGTCTTGGGCTGCTCTTTCTTGTTGGCCTGGTTGTCCGGCGCCTGTTGCGCCTGGGCCAGACCCGTCGCTGCGACGAGGCCGGCGGTCAAACCGATGCGCACGGCCAGCGACAAGCGTTTCAATTTGTGATTCATGGGCTCTCCCCGTAAATGTGGAAAAACGTCAGCGTGCTTATTGAATACACGCTTGAGGATTCACACGGTCCCGGCCCCTGCACGCCGTGCCATCCGCACCGTGTACGTTAACTGCGCTTTAACAATACTCGTCACATTCCTGTCACGCAATCCTTCCAGACAAGGCTTCCCATCCTCGCAGCCCCTGATTCAGCAACCAGCCAGTATCGGGTACAGGAACCAGAAAAGGCCATGAACCTCCGCAATGACGCTCCTTGACCGCAATTTCGCCGAAACGCTTGCCATCTGCGTCGGCCGTCCCCACCTATCCGGCCACCCCACAGCGAGATCGCCATGGAATCCTTCCACGCCACCACCATCCTGTCCGTGCGCAAGAACGGCAAGGTCGTCCTCGGCGGCGACGGCCAGGTCACGCTGGGCAACACCGTGGTCAAGGCCAACGCGAAGAAGATCCGCCGGCTCGGCAAGAACGCCGACGTGCTGGCGGGCTTCGCCGGCGCGACCGCCGACGCCTTCACGCTGTTCGAACTGTTCGAGGACAAGCTGGTCAAGCACAACGGCCAGTTGACCCGCGCCGCGGTCGAATTGGCCAAGGAATGGCGCACCGACCGCCGGCTGGGCCGGCTCGAAGCGATGCTGGCGGTGGCCGACAAGGACGCGTCCCTTCTGATTTCCGGCAACGGTGACGTGCTGGAGCCCGAACACGGCCTGATCGCGATCGGTTCCGGCGGCCCCTACGCGCAGGCCGCGGCCAAGGCGCTGCTGGACAATTCCGATCTGGATGCACGCGCGATCGTCGAGAAGGCGTTGGGCATCGCCGGCGACATCTGCATCTACACCAACCACAACGTGACGATCGAGGAGCTGGGAATCGAGAATCGGGACTGAAAAGACGGGAATTGAGAATCGGGAATAGAGAATCGTAGAGCCGATCTCCGCCCGATCCGCTTTTCCCATTCCCGATTCCCGATTCCCCATTCACGGCTCCTCACGATTCCCCATTCACCATTCCCGATTCCCGCCTATGTCCGAATTGACCCCCCGCGAAATCGTCAACGAACTCGACCGCTTCATCATTGGCCAGCACCAGGCGAAGCGCGCGGTGGCGATCGCCCTGCGCGACCGCTGGCGCCGGATGCAGTTGGATCCCGCGTTCCGCAACGAAGTCACGCCCAAGAACATCCTGATGATCGGACCGACTGGCGTCGGCAAGACCGAGATCGCACGCCGTCTCGCGACGCTCGCGAAAGCGCCGTTCGTGAAGGTGGAAGCAACCAAGTTCACCGAGGTCGGCTACGTCGGCAAGGATGTCGATTCCATCGTGCGCGACCTTGCCGACGTCGCCTACAAGCTCACCCGCGACCTGGCCAAGGAACGCGTGCGCTCGCAGGCCGAGGAACACGCCGACGAGCGCATCCTCGACGCGCTGCTGCCGCGCCGCGAAGCCAGCGGCGGCTGGGACCAGCAGGACGATGCGAATCCGCTCGAACACGACTCGCCCACGCGCCAGAAGCTGCGCAAGCAGTTGCACGAAGGCGCGCTGGACGAACGCGAGATCGAACTCGAGTTTTCCATGAACGTGGGCGTCGAGATCATGGCGCCGCCGGGCATGGAGGAGATGTCGCAACAACTGCGTTCGATGTTCCAGAGCGTGGGCGGCGGCAAGACGCAAAAGAGAAAGTTGAAAATCAAGGCCGCGCGTCCGCTGCTGATCGACGAGGAAGCCGGCAAGCTGCTCAACGACGACGAACTGCGCGCGGCGGCGATCGAGAACTGCGAGCAGAACGGCATCGTGTTCATCGACGAGATCGACAAGGTCGCGCAACGCAGCGACTGGGGCGGCGCGGGCGTGTCGCGTGAGGGCGTGCAGCGCGACCTGCTTCCGCTGGTCGAAGGCTCCACCGTGTCGACCAAGTACGGCCCGGTCAGGACCGACCATGTGCTGTTCATCGCCTCGGGCGCGTTTTCGATGGCCAAACC encodes the following:
- a CDS encoding TPR repeat; the encoded protein is MTASITSIVESMASAWNAGDAKRVLALAAQASGAAAKSAEFLALLGVAQQQTGEYSRAARTFERLARMQPGVSAWWNNLGEACRQAGELPAAERALLKAKSLAPRDAEVHYNLGLLYIQQQRWALARDALLDAVHLAPQFVEARLEAAHACHVCGNIEGEEAMLEGAERWPPQPAEQALVLASILSVLGRLEIALKVLSQARLPEGPAAEAMRFRITAQRVALHERNNQLDQARRELQQLPLNALDALDAGALDARVDAWRAHAVMAMRERRHEEAAVLYQRVLDVARDPEVVSSAAFGLASACDRQARYREAWDALAIAHARQMEIARQAAPELSKPDTQPLPMVARTVDAGARAAWKLLSAPPAERSPVFVVGFPRSGTTLLEQMLDAHPDFRSMDERGYVYQLIERMGRAGQRYPADLANLTQNDADQLRAVYWRLVKHTLPDLGQRRLIDKNPLNMLCLPMMLRLFPDARIILCVRHPCDVLLSCSMQAFRSPVFRAMCASLPRLARGYTEAFEQCCRHIEVLKPNILEWRYESIVADPDAAVARLGSFLEVADASPFAGFAEHARRKQFIATPSYAAVTQAVNAAAVGRWKNYREEFEPVLPILQPWIERFGYDA
- a CDS encoding TPR domain protein, whose translation is MGLLAGFPLLLDSACRRDAPAILTMPSVHAETMSPPASAGPRTAADIVPEESATGSLQQALTRARQFLPAAPALAIEQLHEVLRAVPGHPPALQLLAMAYALREEFPAALDILERLARAFPEHAAIQFDLGSTLHGAGRDHEAIAALRRAVKLDPDFPQAWRLLGDALWALGEREQAQTAYLDHVRHSTRDRDLLAAADAMTANRIPEAEALLRERLKQAPTDVAALRMLAEVAARLERNEDAAHLLERCLELAPDFLEARWNHALVLHRSNRPEEALAAIAQVLQRDPAHAACLNLKAAVLCRVGDYEEALALYRVLVREHPDTVKLWLSYGHALKTANHVEDAVAAYRRCVELEPAFGEAWWSLANLKMFRFEAADLDTMRRQLARKDLGDEDRLHLEFALGKALEDSDDCAASFQHYARGNAIRRAQLAYDASETTSRVAYIRTHYTREFFAARADAGCAAPDPIFVVGLPRAGSTLIEQILASHSQVEGTMELPEIASLTGELRKQAGANDAMPYHRALAALDAGALRALGERYLAATRIQRKTARPFFIDKMPNNFMHVGLIHLMLPNAKVIDARRHPMACGFSIFKQHFARGQGFSYSLDDIGRYYRDYVELMAHFDAVLPGRVCRVFYERLVEDTEAEVRRVLDYCGLAFEQDCLRFFDNRRPVRTASSEQVRRPIYRDGLDHWRNFAAWLQPLQAALGPALQAYPAASGRE
- a CDS encoding TonB-dependent receptor; protein product: MSTYGRGAGTHSTRWVRLPLAAAICMALAAPALALGAEPGDAAAAGQPQTSTDTPAQKPKADKVKTLGTVMVTAQKRTENLQKVPISMNVLAEDQLQALHVQDFKDYVQYLPGVTFQSGGGGVQAGPGYAAIYMRGVTDGSNRNHSGSQPTVGVYLNDQPVTTIQGPVDIHMYDIARVEVLKGPQGTLYGASAEAGALRIITNKPDPGRFAANYTLSTNKVSHGGIGDTIEGMLNIPINERAAIRLVGWREHDPGYIDNKPGSVTFPSSGITLSNADNCTPAAKLVCSPVRAHDHYNDVTTKGGRAELKIDLNDNWSISPSLMGQQTISHGNFASDPVVGDLSISHFYPERADDRWWQAALTVQGKIGNFDVTYAYGHLRRNQEDQSDYTDYGYWYDTLAAYGLYFTDNSGALINPAQHISERDGYYFNSNELRIASPAQDRLRFVAGAFTQNQKHDILQDYQIDGLADALSVPGWANTIWLTREMRYDSNKALFGEVSYDILPDKLTLTLGERYYRSRDHLLGFYGYSKGFSSGSSYGEAGCISPTPFYGAPCLDFDKNTRDSGSLHKINLTWNISPTAMVYVTRSEGFRPGGVNRAAGTVPYQPDFLTNVELGWKTTWLDNRISFNGALFRENWNNFQYNILVPPGLTIIRNVNSARIDGLESQLDWQATYNLNLSAGVGFYKARLTSNYCGFSDASGNPVTNCPPGTINPQTGEAVDGPQAPAGTRLPITPHFKGNLIARYAFDLGGNDAFVQAAWVHVGQRTTDLRLVPRSLLGDLPSYNSLDLSAGVHKNNWSVDVFINNAFDERGELYKYTECKPETCAAHGVSATYPNGQVYTGYINPRTIGIRFSQDF
- a CDS encoding Rieske (2Fe-2S) domain protein — protein: MPPDNAIQDLAHARAMSPHYYSGAATLETERHAVFARSWQLVAHCDQLAEPGDHVVGEVAGVPVLLVRGQDGVLRGFPNICRHRGGPLALCNGKGLKTLCCKYHGWTYNLDGQLRAATEMQDAQDFKVADIHLPPLAVQEWQGLVFVALDPDVPRFEEVYGGIAERIAPIDLSAMRYFRRIDYEMACNWKIYIENYVEGYHLPHVHPGLSKALDYRSYRTELFEWYSLQTSPLRDSGVGYGTGEAFYYFIYPNVMLNITPGRLQTNVILPLGPNRCRVVFDYYYAQDEHTQARISGDQSFSDEVQGEDAAICEAVQKGLASGFYSPGRLNPKRESGVWHFQNLMRAAYARAAAASP